Proteins from a genomic interval of Hornefia porci:
- the thiH gene encoding 2-iminoacetate synthase ThiH, with product MENEFLMDTGNLSEQALARKHRLENDPSSRTDHMEYMEDMDRIDPGIREAVLFEMKNYDYDKYTARDVMTALRRDKCGIEDFKALLSPAAEPFLEQMAHKAQIETGRHFGNTVYIFTPLYIANYCSNYCIYCGFNCYNNIRRLKLDHSQIEHEMKVIADSGIEEILILTGESSSESPVEYIGDACRLARKYFRNVGLEIYPVNVKEYKYLHECGADYITVFQETYDTDKYEKLHLLGHKRVWPYRFEAQERALMGGMRGVGFSALLGLADFRKDAFATGMHVYHIQRKYPYAEMSISCPRLRPIVNNEKISPLDVHEKQLCQIICAYRIFLPFAQIVVSSRENAGFRNGITKIACTKVSAGVSTGIGDHESKYTGTCSEESEGDEQFEIADARSFDSMYADLSDEGLQPVLNDYIYV from the coding sequence ATGGAAAATGAATTCCTTATGGATACCGGAAATTTGTCTGAGCAGGCGCTTGCCAGGAAACACCGGCTGGAAAACGATCCTTCCTCCAGAACTGACCACATGGAATACATGGAGGATATGGACCGGATAGATCCCGGTATAAGAGAAGCGGTTCTGTTTGAGATGAAAAATTACGATTATGATAAATACACGGCAAGAGATGTCATGACGGCACTCCGACGGGATAAGTGCGGAATTGAGGATTTCAAAGCGCTCCTGTCACCGGCGGCAGAACCATTCCTTGAGCAGATGGCGCATAAAGCGCAGATAGAGACGGGCAGACACTTCGGCAACACTGTATACATTTTCACACCGCTGTACATCGCGAATTATTGCAGTAATTACTGCATCTACTGCGGGTTTAACTGCTATAACAATATCAGGAGACTTAAACTGGATCACAGTCAGATTGAACACGAAATGAAAGTGATCGCCGATTCGGGGATCGAAGAGATACTGATACTGACAGGAGAGAGCAGCTCCGAGAGTCCTGTCGAATATATAGGCGATGCCTGCAGACTTGCGAGAAAATATTTCAGGAACGTCGGATTGGAAATATATCCGGTCAATGTGAAAGAGTATAAATATCTGCATGAGTGCGGAGCGGATTATATAACGGTATTTCAGGAAACCTACGATACGGATAAGTACGAAAAGCTCCATCTGCTCGGCCATAAGCGCGTATGGCCTTACAGATTCGAGGCCCAGGAGAGGGCTCTTATGGGAGGCATGAGAGGCGTTGGCTTTTCAGCTCTTCTCGGGCTTGCCGATTTCAGAAAGGATGCGTTTGCGACCGGGATGCACGTATACCATATCCAGAGAAAATATCCTTATGCGGAAATGTCGATATCATGTCCGAGGCTGAGGCCGATAGTGAATAACGAGAAGATCAGTCCTCTCGATGTGCATGAAAAGCAGCTCTGTCAGATCATATGTGCATACAGGATATTTCTGCCGTTTGCACAAATCGTAGTATCATCCCGTGAGAATGCAGGATTCAGGAATGGTATAACGAAGATAGCATGTACAAAGGTCTCTGCGGGTGTTTCTACGGGGATAGGTGATCACGAGAGCAAGTACACGGGAACCTGCAGTGAAGAGAGTGAAGGCGATGAGCAGTTCGAGATCGCAGATGCGAGAAGCTTTGACAGCATGTATGCTGATTTGTCTGATGAAGGACTGCAGCCGGTCCTGAATGATTACATTTATGTCTGA
- a CDS encoding protein-ADP-ribose hydrolase codes for MNHQQEREYLIKYLLKENKNCRGLEIPGTDGEQRDLLRALMNVRMPGPASPEFLRIQDDYLGEELRLRGVVSGDEWEDCGENIFLWQGDITRLRVDAIVNAANSGMTGCYQPLHNCIDNCIHTFAGVQLRYICGKIMDEQGHAEPTGQAKVTPGYNLPCRAVIHTVGPIVRGALTKEDERLLASCYESCLRAAEENGFRSIAFCCISTGVFGFPQRRAAEIAVRTVRKYREEKGGAIKVVFNVFKDEDYEIYRKLLGPNQGAEKRN; via the coding sequence ATGAATCATCAGCAGGAGAGAGAATATCTGATTAAGTATTTGCTTAAGGAAAACAAAAACTGTCGGGGACTGGAGATCCCCGGAACCGACGGGGAGCAGAGGGATCTGCTTCGCGCCTTGATGAATGTGCGCATGCCGGGACCGGCATCCCCGGAGTTTCTGAGGATTCAGGATGACTATCTCGGTGAGGAGCTTCGCCTTCGCGGCGTGGTTTCCGGGGACGAGTGGGAGGATTGCGGCGAAAATATTTTCCTCTGGCAGGGAGACATCACCAGACTTCGTGTGGACGCCATCGTAAACGCTGCCAACAGCGGAATGACTGGATGCTATCAGCCGCTCCATAATTGTATCGATAACTGTATTCACACCTTCGCAGGCGTGCAGCTCCGGTACATCTGCGGCAAGATAATGGACGAGCAGGGACATGCAGAGCCGACAGGGCAGGCGAAAGTCACGCCCGGTTATAACCTGCCGTGCAGGGCTGTGATCCATACGGTGGGGCCCATCGTTCGGGGAGCGCTGACAAAAGAAGACGAGCGGCTTCTGGCGTCCTGTTATGAGTCGTGTCTGCGCGCGGCAGAGGAAAACGGATTCAGGAGCATTGCCTTCTGCTGTATTTCCACAGGCGTCTTCGGATTTCCGCAGCGTCGGGCGGCGGAAATCGCGGTGAGAACAGTCCGGAAATACAGGGAAGAAAAAGGCGGCGCGATTAAAGTCGTGTTCAATGTTTTTAAGGATGAGGATTATGAAATATACAGAAAATTACTCGGACCAAATCAGGGCGCTGAGAAGAGAAACTGA
- a CDS encoding SIR2 family NAD-dependent protein deacylase, with the protein MKYTENYSDQIRALRRETDSADAVIIGAGAGLSVSAGYVYTGERFDKYFGDFAAKYHFSDMYSGGFYPYPDKETFWSFWSRYIWINRYAPIPSDTYDMLLELVKDKDYFVLTTNVDHCFQRTGFDRERLFYTQGDYGLLQSSDPHGASAHKTYENKEIIRKMVLAQGYEIAEDNELLVPETAELAMRIPTELIPYCPDDGEPMTTNLRADDNFVEDKGWYRAAERYSEFLREHENGKVLFLECAVGMNTPGIIKFPFWRMTAQWPYAIYACLNRGEAYAPEEIREKSICIDGDIRRTLSLLVR; encoded by the coding sequence ATGAAATATACAGAAAATTACTCGGACCAAATCAGGGCGCTGAGAAGAGAAACTGACAGCGCGGATGCGGTGATTATCGGTGCGGGTGCAGGCCTTTCCGTATCTGCCGGATATGTTTATACCGGAGAGCGTTTCGACAAATACTTTGGTGACTTCGCCGCAAAGTACCACTTCAGCGACATGTATTCCGGCGGTTTTTATCCGTATCCTGATAAGGAGACCTTCTGGTCGTTCTGGAGCAGATATATCTGGATCAACCGTTATGCACCGATTCCCAGCGACACCTATGATATGCTGCTGGAGTTGGTGAAGGACAAGGATTACTTTGTTCTGACCACCAATGTGGATCATTGCTTTCAGAGAACCGGCTTTGACAGGGAACGGCTCTTCTATACACAGGGGGACTATGGTTTGCTGCAGAGTTCCGATCCGCACGGCGCTTCGGCGCATAAGACCTACGAGAACAAAGAAATCATCCGGAAGATGGTGCTTGCCCAGGGGTATGAGATTGCGGAGGATAACGAGCTGCTCGTTCCCGAAACCGCAGAGCTTGCCATGAGGATTCCGACAGAGCTGATTCCATACTGCCCGGATGACGGAGAGCCGATGACGACTAACCTGCGCGCGGATGACAACTTTGTGGAGGACAAAGGGTGGTACAGGGCGGCGGAGCGCTATTCGGAATTCCTGAGAGAACATGAGAACGGGAAGGTGCTCTTCCTGGAATGCGCAGTCGGCATGAACACACCCGGCATAATCAAATTCCCCTTCTGGAGGATGACCGCGCAATGGCCGTATGCGATCTATGCCTGCCTGAACCGCGGCGAGGCTTATGCTCCGGAAGAAATACGGGAAAAGTCCATTTGCATTGACGGCGACATCAGGAGGACTCTGTCTCTCCTTGTCAGATGA
- a CDS encoding DUF6273 domain-containing protein has protein sequence MIRIKGIGKHTFMTVFSIAMVFTMMPLIPEAAEYVNAASGDPAINLVRNGEAPQISGGGGTKDGTVWYGNYPQSAYSPKTVPSSPERGEICVDSDGTIFKCSNGDTIDYCKVEPVKWRVLSNSGKKLFLLSDTNLDVNSHLRPYGPYAWEDSMIRAWLNCRKHTDFFDYTYSGFYKNAFSYEERRAIATTTVVNESVGNAEGGNDTEDKLFLLSFADACNEDYGFSSDCDKETPERLAMNTAYVKEGGESGCDDLITGKKGDWWLRTTGCGLTEPGRNMFVTFVYFRGSVNPFGDRSDARMPIRPAMNLDLNSVIFTSAAMGGKTSAGVGPNSLKKVGKSSTDQWKFTVRDTYRNEFSISDVTVTGYAMLQMNYSGAAVDSRECPERISAIVVGSKGNIKYYGNIATPVSPGGTATINLDGKFDQKAGDKLYVFNEQLGGDKKTDYSSELKEINVPPLESRPARVSILALKAGRKKVTVRWKKASGGVYYQVGYRLKGSKTWRYTTSKTTYKTIKKLKSRKYCYVKVRAYKKVGKTACYGAWSATRKAKIK, from the coding sequence ATGATTAGAATAAAAGGAATAGGGAAACACACCTTTATGACAGTGTTCAGTATCGCCATGGTATTTACCATGATGCCGCTGATACCGGAGGCAGCGGAGTACGTCAATGCGGCCTCCGGTGATCCCGCCATCAATCTGGTGAGAAATGGTGAGGCACCACAGATTTCCGGAGGCGGCGGAACTAAAGATGGTACAGTTTGGTATGGAAATTACCCGCAATCGGCGTACTCCCCAAAGACGGTGCCCAGCAGTCCTGAACGGGGAGAAATATGTGTAGACAGCGACGGAACAATTTTTAAGTGTTCCAATGGTGACACGATAGATTACTGCAAGGTGGAGCCTGTGAAATGGCGTGTCCTTTCCAACTCCGGCAAAAAACTGTTCCTGCTTTCCGATACAAACCTCGATGTGAATAGTCATCTCCGACCGTACGGTCCTTACGCCTGGGAAGACAGCATGATAAGAGCCTGGCTGAACTGCAGAAAGCATACGGATTTTTTCGACTACACATATTCCGGATTCTATAAAAACGCCTTTTCCTATGAAGAGCGACGAGCCATTGCGACCACCACTGTAGTGAACGAGAGTGTCGGTAATGCAGAGGGAGGCAATGATACGGAGGACAAGCTGTTTCTCCTTTCCTTCGCAGATGCATGTAATGAGGATTACGGGTTTTCTTCAGATTGTGATAAAGAGACGCCTGAGAGGCTGGCTATGAACACAGCCTACGTCAAAGAAGGAGGAGAATCTGGCTGCGATGATCTTATCACAGGGAAGAAAGGTGATTGGTGGCTTCGCACCACTGGCTGCGGGCTTACGGAGCCGGGCAGAAACATGTTTGTGACCTTCGTCTATTTCAGGGGGTCTGTCAACCCGTTCGGCGACCGTTCGGATGCCCGCATGCCGATTCGCCCGGCAATGAACCTTGATCTGAATTCAGTAATCTTTACCTCTGCTGCAATGGGAGGCAAGACCTCGGCAGGAGTCGGTCCCAATTCTCTGAAGAAAGTGGGAAAAAGCAGCACGGATCAGTGGAAATTCACCGTCAGGGACACTTACAGAAATGAATTCTCGATCAGTGATGTTACTGTGACCGGCTATGCGATGCTGCAAATGAACTATAGTGGTGCTGCTGTTGATTCCAGAGAATGCCCGGAGCGCATTTCAGCTATTGTAGTTGGTTCAAAAGGCAATATCAAATATTACGGAAACATTGCAACACCTGTGTCCCCCGGCGGAACGGCAACCATAAATCTGGATGGCAAATTCGATCAGAAAGCCGGGGATAAGCTCTATGTATTTAATGAGCAGCTGGGTGGCGATAAGAAAACAGACTATTCATCCGAACTGAAGGAAATTAATGTTCCGCCTCTGGAAAGTCGTCCTGCCAGGGTATCGATTCTGGCACTAAAAGCGGGCAGGAAGAAAGTCACGGTCAGATGGAAGAAAGCATCCGGCGGAGTTTACTATCAGGTCGGCTACAGGCTGAAGGGATCGAAGACCTGGAGATATACGACCAGCAAGACCACATATAAAACAATCAAAAAGTTAAAAAGCAGGAAATACTGCTACGTTAAAGTCCGTGCTTACAAAAAAGTCGGTAAAACTGCCTGCTACGGCGCATGGTCTGCGACCAGAAAAGCAAAAATTAAATAA
- the thiF gene encoding sulfur carrier protein ThiS adenylyltransferase ThiF, producing the protein MVPSREEMETALAARHGTELQKKFCAASVAVCGLGGLGSNVCLCLARAGIGHLHIIDFDSVDISNLNRQQYAADQIGMSKAEAMTKNLKAAAPYCDIKADRMMISPENIDGLFDDEDIIIEAFDAPEQKAMLTEEVLTRYPDKYFIAAAGMAGLGSANDIRTQRIGKRFYLCGDGVSDVAELGSLFSARVMTCAAHEATVALRIIAGEYEA; encoded by the coding sequence ATGGTGCCTTCAAGAGAGGAAATGGAAACGGCGCTTGCGGCCAGACATGGAACAGAGCTCCAGAAAAAATTCTGTGCGGCATCGGTAGCAGTCTGCGGTCTTGGCGGATTGGGGAGCAATGTGTGTCTGTGCCTTGCAAGAGCCGGGATTGGACATCTGCATATCATAGACTTCGACAGTGTGGACATCTCGAATCTGAACAGGCAGCAGTATGCTGCGGATCAGATCGGAATGTCCAAGGCAGAAGCGATGACAAAGAACCTGAAAGCGGCGGCGCCTTACTGTGACATAAAGGCGGATCGGATGATGATAAGCCCTGAGAATATAGATGGCCTGTTTGATGATGAGGATATTATTATCGAAGCGTTCGATGCTCCGGAGCAGAAGGCAATGCTGACCGAAGAAGTTTTGACGAGGTATCCGGATAAATACTTTATAGCGGCAGCGGGCATGGCCGGGCTCGGATCTGCGAATGACATCAGGACGCAGAGGATCGGAAAGAGGTTTTATCTTTGCGGCGATGGCGTCAGCGATGTCGCAGAACTTGGAAGCCTGTTTTCTGCGCGTGTCATGACATGTGCGGCACATGAGGCGACCGTAGCACTCCGTATTATTGCGGGAGAGTATGAAGCATAG
- a CDS encoding diaminopimelate decarboxylase family protein, with amino-acid sequence MNNIEFLKKHAPCYVYDRAPVIRNCSRLTTAIPQVKFLYSVKTNPFRPLLGLVRKQGFGADAASSGEVLRAEEAGMSRNAVFYSAPGKTASDIRNAYGKCVFIADSLHELELLNTVAAEHHEVLSVGIRVNPMSAFEEELRPSGFGVDEELLGTVSAGMERLTHLRIVGVHVHVRSQVLSTGQLEQYYGQCFELAVRAGGLRGIDIRFVNFGSGIGMVYDRTSQAEVDLSRLSAAFDGIRKRNAETLNAELYIETGRFIVGNAGRYYTPVVDIKESRGTKYLIVRNGLNGFARPAIAQCLKSAAGKYPEQGMEPLYTCGNEVSLRILNDETQAEEVTPETASIFLKISNLINMSCGCTLI; translated from the coding sequence ATGAACAACATTGAATTTCTGAAAAAGCACGCGCCGTGTTATGTCTATGACAGAGCGCCGGTAATCCGGAACTGCAGCAGACTGACGACGGCGATTCCACAGGTGAAATTCCTGTATTCGGTCAAGACGAATCCTTTCAGGCCTCTGCTAGGGCTGGTGCGGAAGCAGGGCTTCGGCGCGGATGCGGCGTCTTCCGGTGAGGTGCTTCGAGCGGAGGAGGCCGGAATGAGCAGAAATGCGGTGTTCTATTCTGCGCCCGGGAAGACTGCGAGCGATATCCGGAACGCATATGGGAAATGCGTTTTTATCGCGGACAGCCTGCATGAACTGGAGCTTCTGAATACTGTGGCGGCGGAGCACCATGAAGTGCTTTCTGTCGGTATCAGAGTAAATCCGATGTCCGCCTTCGAGGAAGAACTGCGGCCGTCAGGGTTCGGAGTCGATGAGGAACTGCTCGGGACAGTAAGCGCCGGAATGGAGAGGCTCACACATCTGAGAATTGTGGGGGTTCATGTCCATGTCCGCTCTCAGGTGCTGAGCACAGGACAGCTGGAACAATATTACGGGCAATGCTTTGAACTGGCGGTTCGCGCCGGCGGGCTGCGCGGAATCGATATCCGTTTCGTGAACTTCGGCAGCGGGATCGGGATGGTTTATGACCGGACTTCCCAGGCGGAGGTGGATCTGTCCAGGCTCTCTGCGGCGTTTGACGGAATCCGGAAACGGAATGCGGAAACCCTGAACGCGGAGCTGTATATCGAGACGGGCAGATTTATCGTCGGAAACGCGGGAAGGTATTATACGCCGGTTGTGGATATCAAGGAGTCCCGGGGAACAAAGTATCTGATCGTCAGGAACGGGCTGAACGGGTTTGCGAGACCGGCGATAGCGCAGTGTCTGAAGAGCGCGGCCGGAAAGTATCCGGAGCAGGGGATGGAGCCCCTGTATACCTGCGGAAATGAGGTTTCCTTGCGGATTTTAAACGACGAGACGCAGGCGGAGGAAGTGACGCCTGAAACGGCGTCGATTTTTTTGAAAATATCGAACTTGATAAATATGTCATGCGGGTGTACACTGATATAG
- a CDS encoding NmrA family NAD(P)-binding protein has translation MKKIAVVAANGKEGRLITEEAVKKGFDVTAVVRSENRTAAQNRFDCFCVK, from the coding sequence ATGAAGAAGATCGCAGTAGTGGCAGCAAACGGAAAAGAAGGAAGACTCATCACTGAAGAAGCGGTAAAAAAAGGATTTGATGTGACCGCGGTTGTAAGATCGGAAAACCGGACGGCGGCGCAGAACCGGTTTGACTGTTTTTGTGTAAAGTGA
- the thiS gene encoding sulfur carrier protein ThiS, whose product MVKINGKNADAAGKTVEEYIESAGYQKSRIVVELNQAVLPKAEYECTRIKDGDVIEIVGFVGGG is encoded by the coding sequence ATGGTGAAGATAAACGGTAAAAATGCAGACGCTGCAGGAAAGACTGTAGAGGAATATATAGAGTCAGCAGGTTATCAGAAATCCCGTATAGTAGTTGAGCTTAACCAGGCTGTACTCCCCAAAGCGGAGTATGAGTGCACGCGCATCAAAGACGGTGACGTTATCGAAATTGTGGGATTTGTAGGAGGCGGTTGA
- a CDS encoding thiamine phosphate synthase yields the protein MSDILCVTNRSLCRGDFLEKIGQIGDARPKAIILREKELEKIEYEDLAREFIKVCEAHGTKPVLHSYPEVARRLGADALHMPLPGLREMAESDRLAFGILGASCHSVEDALEAEMLGCTYITAGHVFETDCKKGLEPRGIDFLRSVCDVSGIPVYAIGGIGPENIAEVRAAGASGACLMSGFMQTGNVKGFMKALEI from the coding sequence ATGTCTGATATATTGTGTGTGACGAACCGCTCCCTCTGCAGAGGTGACTTCCTGGAGAAAATAGGACAGATAGGGGATGCCCGTCCAAAGGCGATCATTCTTCGCGAGAAGGAGCTTGAGAAAATTGAATATGAGGATCTCGCACGCGAGTTTATAAAGGTGTGTGAAGCTCATGGAACAAAGCCTGTTCTGCACAGTTACCCTGAAGTCGCAAGGCGACTCGGAGCAGACGCTCTGCATATGCCGCTCCCGGGGCTTCGTGAGATGGCTGAGAGTGACAGACTTGCGTTTGGCATTCTGGGAGCGTCCTGTCATTCAGTCGAAGATGCGCTTGAAGCGGAGATGCTCGGCTGCACTTACATTACGGCAGGTCACGTGTTCGAGACTGATTGTAAGAAGGGACTTGAACCCCGTGGAATCGATTTTCTCAGGAGTGTATGTGATGTGTCCGGTATACCGGTATATGCAATCGGAGGTATCGGTCCGGAAAATATTGCGGAGGTCAGGGCCGCAGGAGCTTCCGGCGCATGTCTGATGAGCGGGTTCATGCAGACCGGTAATGTAAAGGGGTTTATGAAAGCGCTTGAGATTTGA
- a CDS encoding thiazole synthase — protein MNKDKLVIQGHEFDSRFILGSGKYSMDLINAAVRDAGAQIITVAVRRANTKKEENILDHIPEGVTLLPNTSGARDADEAVRIARLARELGCGDFVKIEIMRDSKYLLPDNKETVKATEVLANEGFVVMPYMFPDLNDARDMVNAGAATVMPLASPIGSNKGLATKEFIQILIDEIDVPVIVDAGIGRPSQACEAMEMGADAIMANTALATAGDLPAMAGAFKLAIEAGRKAYIAGLGRVLTRGAQASDPLTGFLRD, from the coding sequence ATGAACAAAGACAAATTAGTGATACAGGGACATGAATTCGATTCACGTTTCATTCTGGGATCCGGGAAATATTCCATGGATCTTATAAATGCGGCGGTCAGGGATGCCGGTGCACAGATAATAACTGTCGCGGTAAGGCGAGCCAATACAAAAAAAGAGGAAAACATCCTTGATCACATCCCTGAAGGGGTGACGCTTCTTCCGAATACGTCCGGAGCGAGGGATGCCGATGAGGCGGTGCGTATTGCGAGGCTTGCGCGCGAGCTCGGGTGCGGTGATTTTGTCAAGATCGAAATAATGAGAGACAGCAAGTATCTGCTGCCGGATAATAAAGAAACTGTAAAGGCAACCGAAGTCCTTGCGAATGAAGGTTTTGTAGTAATGCCGTATATGTTTCCCGATCTTAACGATGCGCGGGATATGGTGAATGCCGGTGCGGCGACAGTGATGCCTCTTGCAAGTCCTATAGGTTCAAACAAGGGCCTGGCGACAAAAGAGTTTATTCAGATACTGATCGATGAGATCGATGTTCCTGTCATTGTAGACGCCGGGATAGGCAGACCGTCGCAGGCATGCGAGGCGATGGAAATGGGCGCTGACGCAATAATGGCAAATACTGCTCTGGCTACGGCGGGAGATCTCCCGGCGATGGCCGGCGCGTTCAAGCTTGCGATAGAAGCGGGCCGCAAAGCATATATTGCCGGTCTCGGAAGGGTGCTTACGAGAGGGGCGCAGGCATCAGATCCGCTCACGGGATTTCTGCGTGATTAG
- a CDS encoding Rrf2 family transcriptional regulator, translated as MQITSKFTIAVHTITALDYFRDMDRVNSEFLAGSIGVNPVIVRNVLSQLRRAGIVNTRRGSSGATLARPLEEITLYDLYRAVGSVDEEEGLFHFHEQPNAACPVGRNIHKVMDARLAAVQQTMENELKKMTMADVVSEIREVIDRENKDESSAGERISD; from the coding sequence ATGCAGATTACAAGCAAGTTTACAATCGCGGTGCACACCATTACGGCGCTGGATTATTTCAGGGATATGGACCGGGTCAACAGCGAGTTTCTGGCAGGCAGCATAGGCGTCAATCCGGTGATCGTCCGGAATGTTCTGTCGCAGCTGCGTCGGGCGGGAATTGTGAATACAAGGCGGGGGAGCAGCGGCGCCACGCTGGCGAGACCGCTGGAGGAGATTACTCTGTATGACCTCTACCGGGCGGTTGGGAGCGTCGATGAAGAGGAGGGACTGTTTCATTTTCATGAGCAGCCGAACGCCGCGTGCCCGGTCGGAAGGAATATTCATAAGGTGATGGATGCGAGACTGGCGGCTGTGCAGCAGACTATGGAAAACGAACTGAAAAAAATGACGATGGCGGACGTGGTGTCGGAGATCCGGGAAGTGATCGACAGGGAGAATAAGGATGAATCATCAGCAGGAGAGAGAATATCTGATTAA